The genomic stretch TCGCGCGAGTCATATCTATGATCTTTTGAGAAGGAATATGCTCCACTGCGAAGAAGCGTTTTACTTTTTTGCTGGCGGAACAAATCATCTCCCCTTACCTCTATACTCAAAGCATCATTCAAGAATGATTTTCGCAGTGAAATATCAACATAGCTATTAAAACGATCAAAATATACATTGCGCAAATCCCCCTTACTCCTGAATTGCATATCCAAACTAAGAAGGAAATTTTCTGGCAATGTAAATGAATTAGACAGCACACCCGTAAATCTGGGTTCATTCAATTTTAATTGTTGCCCATCACTATCAATAGTCAGCCATTGTTTAGTTATTCCAAGACTTAAACGGGATTCCCATATACCAATATGAGGCGAAGCCGAAATAAAGGCATTCAGCATAGGCAGACTTTTATTCAAATTAATACTTTTCAGTAAAATGGTATATTCATTCGGATTCAATGGCTCACCCCAATAGATTATAGCATTTTTAGTCTGCTGATAACCTAAGCTGAGTTGCAGAAACTTCCAAGAAGCAATCCAGTTAAGATTATGAGTGATTTCGGACTTCAATGTAGGATTTCCCTGCTGTATGCTGAAACGGTCTATATATAATGAACTATTGCTCAACAGCCTGTATGAAGGACGTTGCGTCTTTACCGTATAACTAATTTGCGTCTTAACCTTTCCAATCCGAGTATTGAAGGAAACATTCGGATAGATATTATCATAGCTACGGCTCTGGTCATCTATATGCAGATCATCTTTATAATAATCAAATTTTATTTGCTCATAGCGTGCACCAAGTATAAAGTCGCCTATGGAAATAGATCTGCTATATTCGGCAAAAGCCGTTATATTCATTTCATTCATCTTGCTGTTGGATGAAGGCACATAATTTTCAACATTCAGATAATTGTCTTTGCGATGGGTATAAGTCCATTCTCCGCCTACTGAAAATTTTCCTTTCCACACAGGATAGGACAACACCAGTTTGGCTGCTGCCAAATTATTTGCCACATCACTTGCAGCATGTACATCCCGGTCCTCCTGCTCTTCACTTTCCTCGCCAGTAATGTCCTCCTGTAAATAACCGCTTTGATAGTAGTCGGCATTGAAGTCTATTTCCAGATTACCCACGCGCCCCGTATAGTAAGCATTCAACTGATGATTTAATTCATTATCTGTTTCTGAGCTTGTAAAATTCTGTAAACGATCAAATACCTTACCGTCTAAACTGACTTTACTAGTTGTATAAAGCTTACTATCATATCTGGGGCTTCCCTGAATAGAGTATTTTATTCCGATAGAATTATTTTCATCAAACATATAGTTCATTCCGATATTTCCTCGCAGCCATTGCTTATTATCATTATATTTCAATTGATTTTCCAAGTCCAGCTGTTTCTTTGAAATTAAAGTCTGATGTACATTGGTGCGTTCACGAAATTCCATCTTATCATATCTGAACATGGCAAACATATCCAGCCCATTATGGCGATAGTTCACATCTGCCTGTTCCACTAAGTCTACATTTTCACTTTGATAATAACTGGAATTTAGATTGAATCCGAATCCATCGCCAGTGCGGCGGATAGTCTGAATGCGCACCACAGCATTTACAGTGGCATCATAGCGCGCACCGGGATTAGTTATCAATTCTACATGCTTAATATCTTCCGAACTGAGTTGCTCCAGCTCAGACTTGTCGCGTACTTCCCTGCCATTGATATAGATAAGAGGCGTTCCTTTGCCGAATACTTCAAAGGAATCTTTATCCTTCAATATACCGGGCACTTTTCCCAGTACATCGTTTGCCGATCCTGCCTTTGCTAATACGCTGTTCTGCACACTTGTTACCAATGCATCGCCTTTCATGCGAGTTACAGGCAAATTGCCTTTCACTACTACTTCACCCAGCAGTTGTGTATCCGAGTGCAACAAGATAGTGCCTATATTCCTGTCCTTACATTCCTTATATGTTGTAGCATAACCTACAGATGAAATGCGTAATATCCCTTTAGATGAATTTTCGGGTATGGTAAATTTTCCATCCTGGTCACTGATAGTTCCATATATAAAAGTAGAATCAGGCAATGATAAACATACGATATTAGCAAATTCTATCGGCTGATTAC from Phocaeicola dorei encodes the following:
- a CDS encoding outer membrane beta-barrel family protein, which codes for MEKLLYIMLIWVVSTTSIYSQTVAGKIVDESNQPIEFANIVCLSLPDSTFIYGTISDQDGKFTIPENSSKGILRISSVGYATTYKECKDRNIGTILLHSDTQLLGEVVVKGNLPVTRMKGDALVTSVQNSVLAKAGSANDVLGKVPGILKDKDSFEVFGKGTPLIYINGREVRDKSELEQLSSEDIKHVELITNPGARYDATVNAVVRIQTIRRTGDGFGFNLNSSYYQSENVDLVEQADVNYRHNGLDMFAMFRYDKMEFRERTNVHQTLISKKQLDLENQLKYNDNKQWLRGNIGMNYMFDENNSIGIKYSIQGSPRYDSKLYTTSKVSLDGKVFDRLQNFTSSETDNELNHQLNAYYTGRVGNLEIDFNADYYQSGYLQEDITGEESEEQEDRDVHAASDVANNLAAAKLVLSYPVWKGKFSVGGEWTYTHRKDNYLNVENYVPSSNSKMNEMNITAFAEYSRSISIGDFILGARYEQIKFDYYKDDLHIDDQSRSYDNIYPNVSFNTRIGKVKTQISYTVKTQRPSYRLLSNSSLYIDRFSIQQGNPTLKSEITHNLNWIASWKFLQLSLGYQQTKNAIIYWGEPLNPNEYTILLKSINLNKSLPMLNAFISASPHIGIWESRLSLGITKQWLTIDSDGQQLKLNEPRFTGVLSNSFTLPENFLLSLDMQFRSKGDLRNVYFDRFNSYVDISLRKSFLNDALSIEVRGDDLFRQQKSKTLLRSGAYSFSKDHRYDSREFSISLRYRFNTTKSKYKGTGAANDELRRL